One region of Flavobacterium pisciphilum genomic DNA includes:
- a CDS encoding PD-(D/E)XK motif protein — translation MINIKSIWESQLPTDEIIIKTQLEHVKPFKCFAATNHITGNHLYIFETSKNAKFPEFKNFKFKGLFIEVFEFEYAKELHIYLLDSHLKDVFSLFIENIVEEISKSITENEALIETSNVVLKWKRLFDKINFLGLTIERQKGLMGELLLFNSLLDEEYTIDALLESWTGPDYNDKDFHFGSFGIEVKLTSSKVPKIKISSERQLDSENLNKLYLILYVVEEVKDKGFSLNSIIEQVRTKININQNALKIFNERLLLVGYFDEDFENYKRQYAFRKRNFYEVTCDFPRLVVSDLPIGLFDTKYNIELSAIEQFLVNNESILELIK, via the coding sequence ATGATAAATATTAAATCTATTTGGGAAAGTCAGCTTCCTACTGATGAAATTATTATAAAAACGCAACTTGAACATGTTAAACCGTTCAAATGTTTTGCAGCTACAAATCATATAACGGGTAATCACTTATACATATTTGAAACATCTAAAAATGCTAAATTTCCTGAATTTAAAAACTTTAAGTTTAAGGGTTTATTTATTGAAGTATTTGAATTTGAATATGCAAAAGAATTGCATATTTATCTTTTAGACAGTCATTTGAAAGATGTTTTTAGTTTGTTTATTGAAAATATTGTTGAAGAAATTTCAAAAAGTATTACTGAAAATGAAGCTTTAATTGAAACTTCTAATGTAGTTTTAAAATGGAAGAGATTATTTGATAAAATAAATTTCCTAGGGCTAACAATTGAAAGACAAAAAGGATTAATGGGAGAACTTTTACTATTCAATTCTTTGTTGGATGAAGAATATACTATTGATGCTTTATTGGAAAGTTGGACTGGTCCAGATTATAATGATAAAGATTTTCATTTTGGCTCATTCGGTATCGAGGTAAAGTTAACTTCATCAAAAGTTCCAAAAATTAAAATATCAAGTGAAAGACAATTAGATAGTGAGAATTTAAATAAACTATATTTAATCTTATATGTAGTTGAAGAAGTTAAGGACAAAGGGTTTTCATTAAATTCTATTATTGAGCAAGTCAGAACAAAAATTAATATTAATCAGAATGCCTTAAAGATTTTCAATGAAAGGCTTTTATTAGTAGGTTATTTTGATGAAGATTTTGAAAATTACAAGCGTCAGTATGCCTTTAGAAAAAGAAATTTTTATGAAGTTACTTGTGATTTTCCAAGATTAGTAGTTTCAGATTTACCAATTGGTTTATTTGACACAAAATACAACATAGAACTATCAGCAATAGAGCAGTTTTTAGTAAATAACGAATCAATACTTGAGTTAATAAAATAA
- a CDS encoding nuclear transport factor 2 family protein, producing the protein MKKIIVLLVFITSFAKAQTSDTDKINKTLDAWHKAAADASFEPYFALMANDAIFIGTDATENWNKADFKVWAKPFFDRGKAWNFTALERHVFFDKTGKTAWFDELLDTQMKVCRGSGVMVKEGKEWKVKHYVLSMTIPNDNVDEVVKIKTPIEDSIITKLKKK; encoded by the coding sequence ATGAAAAAAATAATTGTATTACTGGTATTCATTACCTCTTTTGCGAAAGCACAAACTTCTGATACTGATAAAATCAACAAAACCCTTGATGCTTGGCATAAAGCAGCTGCCGATGCTAGTTTTGAGCCTTATTTTGCTTTGATGGCTAATGATGCTATTTTTATTGGAACAGATGCAACAGAAAATTGGAACAAAGCCGATTTTAAAGTTTGGGCGAAGCCTTTCTTTGATAGAGGAAAAGCTTGGAACTTCACAGCATTAGAGCGTCATGTCTTTTTTGATAAAACTGGAAAAACAGCTTGGTTTGATGAATTGCTTGATACGCAAATGAAAGTTTGCCGCGGATCGGGAGTTATGGTAAAAGAAGGAAAAGAATGGAAAGTAAAGCATTATGTCTTGTCTATGACTATTCCAAATGATAATGTGGATGAAGTTGTCAAAATAAAAACACCGATAGAGGATTCTATAATTACGAAACTTAAGAAAAAGTAA
- a CDS encoding ATP-binding protein, whose protein sequence is MDKYKAEIANPNPKSTINSYRSFGYNLSTAIADIIDNSISASAVNIEIDFLWKGKDSVISILDNGKGMNLEELISAMTPGSKDPEDTRDEKDLGRFGMGLKTASFSQCKRLTVITKKEGFSTIKRCWDIDFINSEEKWTLLDYVSDESYLDPLNRLKSGTFIVWELLDRIVGNSKVENEAVKNAFYQEMTTVNEHLSLVFHRFIESKKIKLFTNTYEIEPWNPFLLNLTPKPEMGQLEVLINNVEVTYFILPHMSKISNEDYEKSGGPLGWHQQQGFYIYRGDRLLVSGDWLGIEKKREYSKLARIAINFPNANDFDWNLDIKKSTATPPIEIRKELARIAKMAVMKSAKIYNWRGQKTVSSDYNNRSFESLWKDETNREGIKKYKINKKHPIIKQLFDSENENRLFSKALKLIEENIPLELILYNQNENPSFHELENIPEIPSDDLIQLAAELYKIYLLQGIPENLAKQQIMNSAPFNLFPLINDYLI, encoded by the coding sequence ATGGATAAATACAAAGCTGAAATTGCAAATCCAAATCCAAAATCAACGATAAATTCATATCGTAGTTTTGGCTACAACCTTTCCACTGCAATAGCAGACATCATTGATAATAGTATTTCTGCAAGCGCAGTTAATATTGAAATTGATTTTCTTTGGAAAGGTAAAGATTCAGTCATTTCTATTCTTGATAATGGAAAGGGAATGAATTTAGAGGAGCTAATTAGTGCTATGACTCCAGGAAGTAAAGATCCTGAAGATACTAGGGATGAAAAAGACTTGGGCAGGTTTGGTATGGGGCTAAAAACGGCTTCATTTTCGCAATGTAAAAGGCTTACGGTTATTACAAAGAAAGAAGGTTTCTCAACGATTAAGCGTTGTTGGGATATTGATTTTATTAATAGCGAAGAGAAATGGACTTTATTAGATTATGTTTCAGATGAATCTTATTTAGATCCACTTAATAGACTAAAAAGCGGAACTTTTATTGTTTGGGAATTATTAGACAGAATCGTAGGTAATTCTAAAGTTGAGAATGAAGCTGTTAAAAATGCTTTCTATCAAGAAATGACTACTGTAAATGAGCATTTAAGTTTAGTTTTTCATCGGTTTATCGAAAGTAAAAAGATCAAACTTTTTACAAATACCTATGAAATTGAACCATGGAATCCTTTCCTTTTAAATCTTACTCCAAAGCCTGAAATGGGACAATTAGAAGTGTTAATCAATAATGTTGAAGTAACATATTTTATTCTTCCACATATGTCAAAAATTAGCAATGAAGATTATGAAAAATCAGGTGGTCCTTTAGGATGGCATCAACAACAAGGTTTTTATATATATCGAGGAGATAGGTTACTTGTGTCTGGTGACTGGTTAGGAATTGAAAAAAAGAGAGAATATTCAAAATTAGCCAGAATTGCGATTAATTTTCCTAACGCAAATGATTTTGATTGGAATCTTGATATAAAAAAATCAACTGCAACACCACCTATCGAAATAAGAAAAGAATTAGCCAGAATTGCAAAAATGGCTGTTATGAAGTCGGCGAAAATATACAATTGGAGAGGGCAAAAAACGGTATCTTCGGATTATAATAATCGATCTTTTGAGAGTTTGTGGAAAGATGAAACAAACAGAGAAGGTATAAAAAAATATAAAATAAATAAGAAGCACCCAATTATAAAACAATTGTTTGATTCTGAAAATGAAAACAGACTTTTTTCAAAAGCCTTAAAACTTATTGAAGAAAATATCCCATTAGAATTGATTTTATATAATCAAAATGAGAATCCATCTTTTCATGAGTTAGAAAACATTCCTGAGATTCCTAGCGATGATTTAATCCAGTTAGCAGCAGAGTTATATAAAATTTATTTACTTCAAGGTATACCTGAAAATTTGGCTAAACAACAAATAATGAATTCAGCACCATTTAATCTATTTCCATTAATAAATGATTATTTAATTTAA
- the wrbA gene encoding NAD(P)H:quinone oxidoreductase → MKKQLLALLTVIFIGFGANAQVKTPETNVLVLIHSQSGGTYKMAKAMAEGIQEYPNTKATIKRVPSINPKEKLNAEVEKLPVATIEELANYDGVAFGSPVHFANISADMSYFFSKSIPIWTSRVLEGKPATVFMSAGSGAGKEAAILSFWNILASHGMVIVPTGIMGTATLDKTVPQGNTPFGATSLAGSTGTRPSASELNLAKEQGKALARVASGLKNTESAKMLKVTPAETKVGFDVNKVLKDNNIVIPEAPMPVGNYVPYTISNNKVYINQVALKDGKILNPGRIGATVTDEQAKEATYQTMLNVIAVLKVACGGDLNKVKQCVQLTGYFNTTPEYTGHAGIMNSASNLTALVFGEKGKHARATIGAASLPVNSAVEIQAIFEIE, encoded by the coding sequence ATGAAAAAGCAATTACTCGCATTATTAACCGTAATTTTTATAGGTTTTGGTGCAAATGCGCAAGTTAAAACACCAGAGACTAATGTTTTGGTTCTTATCCATTCTCAAAGTGGAGGAACATATAAAATGGCAAAAGCCATGGCAGAGGGAATTCAGGAGTATCCAAATACAAAAGCAACAATAAAAAGAGTTCCTTCGATTAATCCAAAGGAAAAACTAAATGCTGAGGTAGAGAAATTGCCAGTTGCAACTATCGAAGAATTGGCTAATTACGATGGAGTAGCTTTTGGTAGCCCAGTTCATTTTGCAAACATCAGTGCCGATATGAGTTACTTTTTTAGTAAAAGTATTCCAATTTGGACTTCAAGAGTTTTAGAAGGAAAACCAGCAACAGTTTTTATGTCGGCTGGATCAGGAGCAGGAAAAGAAGCAGCGATTTTGTCTTTTTGGAACATTCTAGCATCACACGGAATGGTAATTGTACCTACAGGAATTATGGGAACAGCTACTTTGGATAAAACAGTTCCACAAGGAAATACTCCTTTTGGTGCAACTTCATTAGCCGGATCTACAGGAACAAGACCTTCTGCTAGCGAATTGAATTTGGCAAAAGAGCAAGGTAAAGCTTTGGCGAGAGTTGCTTCAGGATTAAAAAATACTGAAAGTGCTAAAATGCTAAAAGTTACTCCTGCAGAAACTAAAGTAGGTTTTGATGTCAATAAAGTATTAAAAGACAATAATATTGTGATTCCAGAAGCTCCTATGCCAGTTGGGAATTATGTACCATATACAATTTCAAATAATAAAGTATACATCAATCAAGTAGCATTGAAAGATGGTAAGATATTAAATCCAGGAAGAATAGGTGCGACTGTTACAGATGAACAAGCTAAAGAAGCAACGTATCAAACTATGCTAAATGTTATTGCGGTATTGAAAGTAGCTTGTGGAGGTGATTTGAACAAAGTGAAGCAATGTGTTCAGCTAACTGGTTATTTTAATACAACTCCTGAATATACAGGGCATGCAGGTATTATGAATTCGGCTTCTAATTTAACAGCATTAGTTTTTGGAGAAAAAGGAAAACATGCAAGAGCAACAATTGGTGCAGCTTCGTTACCAGTAAATTCGGCAGTTGAAATTCAAGCAATTTTTGAAATCGAATAA
- a CDS encoding AIPR family protein — MERGLKNYIESVKSDVAALVYSDGEGASFEDKFTEHCIEILDHIGKSEGARVLSYINPDSQGRIDWKINGYCLKDEFKDDSNKVHFETLDLFITFYNQTSYDFNIAKDDFNKSINQIKKFLNAALKGHINYVDPAQTELNQLLKIIIKQKSNFDRMNIFFLINGSSNHDMEKVTIKGFEDLDIFVHVWDIPRFYKLSESSSNREPIEIDFKNLILDNINGIQCLKMPNLNELYECYLAILPGQVLSKLYKEYSNELLESNVRAFLGQTGKFNKGIRDTIREKPQMFLPYNNGITATAENVETTVSDNQLYLTKLLDFQIVNGGQTTASLFHTQKKFKDADLSNVFVQMKLTVIKDVEQKNIEVPNIARYANSQNKVSELDLSSNNPYFVQVESLSRKKYVIDPENRNLSTLWYFERVNGQYKESLNKLATPSQQRKFKEQHPTNQKFVKSDVAKFINIWELEPHYVSQGAQKNFIHYTKKINELVKKNKLPGENFYKKLIANAILFKTVDKLFGRKNIDAIGDTNLKSFTVAYTLSYFYYLTDNRLDLWKIYDEQHVDARIISELQKLIVVVYNQLVRSSNNSLISEYAKRESSWKLLKEENYNINIEKYSECFINTDLVLSREAETEEVDNKSENNLMNITKILGFGNKFWDGISKYALNIDELKGISTDIWEIASKIKRSKNLSSRDISIGNKCLTYIDENNINPEDIKFLSNEVEIEVVDVKAVYDRLKLIPKVDWTKIFDLGEQTQIFDYLEFLNLKSVYKSISKKENIKEVNVVKALNSIKKLSKFGLKY; from the coding sequence ATGGAGAGAGGTTTAAAAAATTATATTGAGTCTGTTAAGTCGGATGTGGCAGCATTAGTCTATTCTGACGGTGAAGGAGCGAGTTTCGAAGATAAATTTACAGAACATTGTATTGAGATCTTAGATCATATTGGTAAGTCAGAAGGTGCTAGAGTATTATCTTATATTAATCCGGATTCTCAAGGCCGAATTGACTGGAAAATAAATGGATATTGCCTGAAAGATGAATTTAAAGATGATTCTAATAAAGTTCATTTTGAAACTCTAGATTTGTTTATTACTTTTTATAATCAGACATCCTACGATTTTAACATAGCAAAAGACGACTTTAATAAAAGTATAAATCAAATCAAAAAGTTTTTAAACGCAGCTCTTAAAGGTCATATTAATTATGTGGATCCTGCTCAGACAGAACTGAATCAACTTTTAAAAATCATTATTAAACAAAAATCAAATTTTGATAGAATGAATATTTTTTTCTTGATCAATGGTAGTTCAAACCATGATATGGAAAAAGTTACAATTAAAGGATTTGAAGATTTAGACATTTTTGTCCATGTATGGGATATTCCAAGATTCTATAAATTAAGTGAGTCATCAAGTAACAGAGAGCCAATTGAAATTGATTTTAAAAATTTGATTTTAGATAATATTAATGGCATTCAATGTCTGAAAATGCCAAATCTAAACGAATTATATGAGTGTTATTTAGCAATATTACCAGGGCAAGTTCTTTCAAAACTTTATAAAGAATATTCAAACGAATTACTTGAAAGTAATGTTAGAGCATTTTTAGGACAAACAGGCAAGTTTAATAAAGGGATTAGAGATACCATTAGAGAAAAACCTCAAATGTTCCTGCCATATAACAATGGAATTACGGCGACGGCTGAAAATGTAGAAACAACAGTTAGTGATAATCAATTGTACTTAACAAAACTGCTAGATTTTCAAATTGTTAATGGAGGTCAGACTACAGCATCGTTATTTCACACTCAAAAGAAATTTAAAGATGCAGATTTGAGTAATGTGTTTGTCCAAATGAAACTAACCGTTATTAAAGATGTTGAACAAAAAAATATTGAAGTTCCAAACATTGCTCGTTATGCAAATAGCCAAAATAAAGTATCTGAATTAGATTTGTCTTCGAACAATCCGTATTTTGTTCAAGTTGAATCTTTATCAAGAAAGAAATATGTTATTGACCCAGAGAATAGAAATTTATCTACCCTTTGGTATTTCGAACGTGTGAATGGTCAATATAAAGAGTCTTTAAATAAATTGGCCACTCCTTCTCAACAAAGAAAATTTAAAGAACAGCATCCGACAAATCAAAAATTTGTCAAATCTGATGTTGCTAAATTTATTAATATTTGGGAATTAGAACCTCATTATGTTTCGCAAGGGGCTCAGAAAAATTTTATTCATTATACTAAAAAAATAAACGAATTAGTTAAAAAGAATAAATTGCCAGGTGAAAACTTTTATAAAAAGTTAATTGCAAATGCTATACTTTTTAAAACTGTGGACAAACTGTTTGGTAGAAAAAATATAGATGCAATTGGAGATACCAACTTAAAATCATTTACGGTTGCTTATACACTATCGTATTTTTATTATCTAACTGATAACCGACTGGATTTATGGAAAATCTATGATGAGCAACATGTAGATGCCAGAATTATTAGTGAATTACAAAAACTGATTGTTGTTGTTTACAATCAGTTGGTTAGGTCTTCAAATAACTCTTTGATATCAGAGTACGCAAAACGAGAATCTAGTTGGAAGCTGCTAAAGGAAGAAAACTATAATATTAATATTGAAAAATATTCAGAGTGCTTTATAAATACAGACTTGGTTTTATCAAGGGAAGCTGAAACAGAAGAAGTGGACAATAAATCTGAAAACAATCTTATGAACATTACCAAAATATTAGGTTTTGGTAATAAGTTTTGGGATGGAATATCGAAATACGCTTTGAATATTGACGAACTGAAGGGGATATCTACTGATATTTGGGAAATTGCTAGTAAAATAAAGAGATCAAAAAACCTTAGTAGTAGAGATATAAGCATCGGAAACAAATGTTTGACATATATCGATGAGAATAATATTAATCCTGAAGATATAAAATTTTTATCTAATGAAGTAGAAATAGAAGTTGTTGATGTAAAAGCAGTCTATGACAGATTAAAACTGATTCCTAAAGTTGATTGGACAAAAATATTTGATTTGGGAGAACAAACTCAAATATTTGATTATCTTGAATTTTTAAATCTAAAATCAGTTTACAAATCAATTTCAAAGAAGGAAAATATAAAGGAAGTCAATGTTGTCAAAGCTTTAAATTCCATTAAAAAACTATCTAAATTTGGTTTAAAGTACTAA
- a CDS encoding Z1 domain-containing protein, protein MNDIKSSARLIAHTLLSHAKQNDEIADEIILNIIDRVESTMASVGQVIDKRELFEILVADFSIGKGSITEMNGDITPWLYSRKDEINWELWSRYKSYMYEKDPSFPINDLDDFTDKILDKCYNPKESGSWDRRGMVVGHVQSGKTSNYVGLINKATDAGYKVIIVIAGTISSLRRQTQERIDEGYIGRSSSAYINNNGENRIIGAGKYKADTDIYSLTSSFYRTGDEGDFDRKVANRLNIPIGKNPVVFVIKKNKGILENLIDWFSKDSNIRIVNGQPKLFDVPVLIIDDEADAASVNATKDINEIKTINKLIRTLLNVFDQNTFVGYTATPYANLFIPQDYNEELTTIVKGKTYFIGEDLFPKDFIINIIAPKNYIGAAKIFGLENPVTGESHEPLNVFRVIDDYDPPFFRTINKNNKDQLPEYLPESLETALKSFILTCAIRRLRGHEKKHNSMLVHVALYVKWIDRVASLINERMKDFKNYISANDAQFLKELEELFINDFLPTTENVIENIDYKDSRIELHDWYSVKAELKKAASKIYVRAVHGTRSTTNLEYKDIDEIDYSLYEDGFSVIAVGGGRLARGITLEGLSTSYYLRTTRMYDSLMQMGRWFGYRPGYVDLCRLYTTETIYEWFNHITMATEEMRYDFDEMTTRNLKPKDFTLKVRNHHGLLAITSVAKLFWAQDITMSFSGSNPQTYLLLKDKKSIQNNFNNLKNLFEKLEYPTNENIKQIRNKIKYLLYRNVQIEILTDFIENYKINIPSINNQVISDYIKSQNKSNNIREWNICIVSNTSEKVLLYDEGVIKKPENRTEYNTQKYRLSADGKEIELVCSVRNQTEHSDSYKITKNQIDDVVDRQVDLAENGAGSIKERRANESKGLLLIYALDERGTTKVENGIPIIGYSIHFPKIENEVQVSYSATIKEELDIEPMEDDDNYDNE, encoded by the coding sequence ATGAACGATATAAAAAGCTCAGCTAGATTAATAGCGCATACACTTTTATCACATGCAAAACAAAATGACGAAATAGCTGACGAAATAATTTTGAACATTATTGACAGAGTTGAGTCAACAATGGCATCTGTTGGTCAGGTAATTGACAAAAGAGAATTATTTGAAATATTAGTAGCAGATTTCAGTATCGGTAAAGGTTCAATTACTGAAATGAATGGAGACATTACACCTTGGCTTTATTCCAGAAAGGATGAAATTAATTGGGAATTATGGAGTAGATATAAATCATACATGTACGAAAAAGATCCTTCTTTTCCTATTAATGATTTAGATGATTTTACAGATAAAATATTAGACAAATGTTATAATCCTAAAGAATCAGGCTCCTGGGATAGGCGAGGTATGGTTGTAGGTCATGTACAATCAGGTAAGACGTCAAATTATGTTGGTTTAATCAATAAAGCAACTGATGCTGGATATAAAGTTATAATAGTTATTGCAGGGACAATAAGCTCTTTGAGAAGACAAACTCAAGAACGTATTGACGAAGGTTATATTGGTAGAAGTAGTTCTGCTTATATAAATAACAATGGTGAAAATAGAATCATTGGTGCTGGTAAGTATAAGGCAGATACTGATATATATTCATTAACTTCTTCATTTTATAGAACAGGTGATGAAGGTGATTTTGATAGAAAAGTCGCTAATAGATTAAATATTCCAATTGGAAAAAATCCAGTTGTATTTGTAATTAAAAAGAATAAAGGTATTCTTGAAAATTTGATAGATTGGTTTTCAAAAGATTCAAATATTAGAATAGTAAATGGTCAACCAAAATTATTTGATGTCCCAGTATTAATAATTGATGATGAAGCTGATGCTGCTTCCGTTAATGCGACAAAAGATATAAATGAGATTAAAACAATTAATAAATTAATAAGAACTTTATTAAATGTATTTGACCAAAATACATTTGTTGGTTATACAGCGACTCCGTATGCTAACTTATTTATTCCACAAGATTATAATGAGGAACTAACTACAATTGTAAAAGGTAAAACCTATTTTATTGGCGAAGATTTATTTCCAAAAGACTTTATTATTAATATAATAGCTCCGAAAAATTATATTGGCGCAGCTAAAATATTTGGTTTAGAAAATCCAGTTACTGGTGAAAGCCACGAACCATTAAATGTTTTTAGAGTTATTGATGATTATGACCCACCATTTTTCAGGACAATAAATAAAAATAATAAGGATCAATTACCTGAATATTTACCTGAAAGTCTCGAAACAGCTTTAAAATCTTTTATTCTTACTTGTGCTATTCGAAGATTAAGAGGACATGAGAAAAAACATAATTCTATGTTAGTCCATGTTGCTCTTTATGTTAAATGGATTGATAGAGTAGCATCTTTGATTAATGAAAGAATGAAAGATTTTAAAAATTATATAAGTGCAAATGATGCTCAATTTTTAAAGGAATTAGAAGAATTATTTATAAATGATTTTTTACCTACAACTGAAAATGTAATTGAAAATATAGACTACAAAGACAGTAGAATTGAATTGCATGATTGGTATAGCGTTAAAGCAGAATTAAAGAAAGCAGCTTCTAAAATATATGTTAGAGCTGTTCATGGAACCCGCTCAACTACAAATTTAGAATATAAGGATATTGATGAAATAGATTATTCTTTATATGAAGATGGTTTTTCTGTAATAGCTGTTGGTGGTGGTAGATTGGCTAGAGGAATAACTTTAGAAGGTCTATCAACAAGTTATTATTTAAGAACAACAAGAATGTATGATTCGTTGATGCAAATGGGTAGATGGTTTGGTTATAGACCGGGTTATGTCGATTTGTGTAGATTATATACAACAGAAACTATTTATGAATGGTTTAACCATATTACAATGGCTACTGAAGAAATGAGATATGATTTTGATGAAATGACTACTCGTAATTTAAAGCCAAAAGATTTTACATTAAAAGTTAGAAATCATCATGGACTATTGGCTATAACAAGTGTTGCTAAACTTTTTTGGGCTCAAGATATTACAATGTCTTTTTCAGGTTCAAATCCTCAAACTTATTTGTTACTTAAAGATAAAAAATCAATTCAGAACAACTTTAATAATTTAAAAAACTTATTTGAAAAACTAGAATATCCGACTAATGAAAACATAAAACAAATAAGAAATAAAATTAAATATTTATTATATAGAAATGTACAAATAGAGATATTAACTGATTTTATTGAGAATTATAAAATAAACATTCCTTCAATAAATAATCAAGTGATATCTGATTATATTAAAAGTCAGAATAAAAGTAATAATATAAGAGAGTGGAATATTTGTATAGTATCCAATACAAGTGAAAAAGTATTATTATATGATGAGGGAGTAATTAAGAAGCCTGAAAATAGAACAGAGTATAACACTCAAAAATATAGATTATCAGCTGATGGAAAAGAGATTGAATTAGTTTGCAGTGTAAGAAATCAAACGGAACATTCTGATTCATATAAAATAACTAAAAATCAAATCGACGATGTTGTTGATCGTCAAGTAGATTTAGCTGAAAATGGTGCTGGCAGTATAAAAGAGAGAAGAGCAAATGAAAGTAAAGGTTTGCTTTTAATTTACGCTTTAGATGAAAGAGGTACAACGAAAGTTGAAAACGGAATTCCGATTATTGGATATAGTATACATTTTCCAAAAATTGAAAATGAAGTTCAAGTTTCTTATTCTGCAACAATAAAAGAAGAATTAGATATAGAGCCAATGGAGGATGATGATAATTATGATAACGAATAA
- a CDS encoding HPF/RaiA family ribosome-associated protein: MKIQINTDKNIEGHERLEAYFSGELNKSLARFEDKVTRIEVHFGDENGDKFSLNDKKCVIEVRPVKLQPITVTDHADTLEKAFQGALGKIKKSLTTTFEKMKEY; the protein is encoded by the coding sequence ATGAAAATTCAAATCAACACCGACAAAAACATAGAAGGACACGAAAGATTAGAAGCTTATTTCTCTGGCGAATTAAATAAATCGTTGGCACGTTTTGAAGATAAGGTAACACGTATCGAAGTACATTTTGGAGATGAAAATGGAGATAAGTTTAGTTTAAACGATAAGAAATGTGTGATTGAAGTTCGTCCTGTAAAATTGCAGCCTATTACTGTTACAGATCACGCCGATACACTTGAAAAAGCTTTTCAAGGAGCTTTGGGTAAAATCAAAAAATCACTTACTACAACTTTTGAAAAAATGAAGGAGTATTAA
- a CDS encoding NAD(P)H-binding protein: protein MKKAIIYGASGLVGSYILEYLLNHSNYDQITIVVRKDLNIQHPKLKTLIGDFHSLDHLVKDIQTDEIYIALGSTQKKTPDKKIYYQIDHDYPVLAAKLANENGAKAVFLVSSIGANPNSTVFYVKTKGETEQDILNLNFDHTYIFRPSIILGNRKESRPLEKVSKIIVKIINPLFMGELSKYKGIEASDIAKAMINTANRLHDKVKILHWKDMTALLK from the coding sequence ATGAAAAAAGCAATTATTTATGGAGCAAGCGGATTGGTTGGCTCTTATATTCTTGAGTATTTGTTGAACCACTCTAACTACGATCAAATAACAATTGTAGTCCGAAAAGATCTAAACATTCAACATCCAAAATTAAAAACTTTAATTGGTGATTTCCATTCTTTGGATCATTTAGTAAAAGACATACAGACTGACGAAATCTATATCGCTCTTGGAAGTACTCAAAAGAAAACACCTGACAAAAAAATCTATTACCAAATTGATCATGACTATCCTGTATTGGCAGCAAAACTGGCTAACGAAAATGGAGCTAAAGCTGTTTTTTTAGTTTCCTCAATTGGAGCAAACCCAAACTCAACTGTTTTTTATGTCAAAACAAAAGGAGAAACAGAACAAGATATTCTTAATCTGAATTTTGACCATACCTATATCTTCCGCCCTTCAATCATTTTAGGGAATAGAAAAGAGAGTCGACCTCTTGAAAAAGTTTCCAAAATAATAGTAAAGATTATCAATCCGCTATTTATGGGTGAATTAAGCAAGTACAAAGGCATTGAAGCGAGCGATATTGCCAAAGCAATGATTAATACTGCTAATCGTCTCCATGACAAAGTCAAAATACTTCACTGGAAAGACATGACCGCTTTATTAAAATAA